The bacterium DNA window AAATTCAGTTCCTTTCCCACTGTGAGCTGTTAATACCCTGACCCCTTTTTGATGAGAACTTGCAAGTATACCTTGAATTCCTATGCCGTAAGATTGCTGTAAATTGATATTTTCCACTAAATCAGTAATCGTTATTGTAGGATTAGTAGTTACCTGTTCCTTTACGTACTCAATAAAAGAAGAGATTGCTCTTAAATCTCTTACTTTTAATATCTGGTCTGTTTCGTATTGCGCTAATATAAACTCCAGCATTCCGGAATCCTTTATATACTGAAGTATTAGCTGATGAACCGGACGCGTGCTGGAATCCTTAATAAGTCTTTGAACTGCCCATGAGAATTTATGTAACTTTAGAGGTTTTTTAAGAGCAAGCCGTTTTGCCATTTCAAGCTGATGCGTTTCGTGCGATGTTATTTCTTCAAGAAGAGTAATTGGTTTATTCTCATTAATATTTTTCCTCTTTTTTAAGCTTACATAACTCAGCAATGCCGTCATATCACTTATGTCTATTCCAAAATAATCTGAAGCAAGTAATTCGAATATATACCTATCTGCATGCTCAGGATTATGTGAATTTACTGCAAGGTTTAGAGCTGAAAGCAGCTGCCTGACGCGCAGATGGGAGCTTATATCCTCTTTGCCATCTGTTACATATGGAATTCCTGTTTGCAGGAATGCATCAATAATAGGCAATATGTCTTTTCTTGTTCTAAGGAGTATAGCTATATCGCTGTATGGATCATCACCGGGTATAAGCTTCTCTCTAACAAGCCGTTTAATTTCCTCTACAATAAAAGATATCTCTTCTCTAATGGAACCAAACCTCAGGGACTTTATTATTTTATGTTCAAAATTCTTATGTGGGACTAAAAATTTCTGTGATATTCTCTTATGCGAAGGGATTCCTTCTATGAGTTTTCTCGATATATTGAGTATTTCAGGAGTTGAGCGGTAGTTTTCTGTAAGAATCATTTGTGTGAGATTCTTAAATCTGTCTTTTATTGTCTTAAAATTTGCAATAGATGCGCCTTGAAATCTGTATATTGACTGGTCATCATCTCCAACCACGCATAGATTAGTTTTCTTGGGATTAATAAGACTTAGAAGCAGTTTGATCTGAGCTTTGTTTGTATCCTGAAACTCGTCCACCATAATATAGCTAAATTTTTCCCTGTACTTTTTGCCAAGATTCTTGTCATGATTCAGAATATGAGTTGCCATTATTATCATATCATCAAAATCATATCTTCCCCGCTCATCAAGAATATGCTTTCCTCCTGAATCCTTGAGTTCTTCATACATTCGGTAGACCTTCCCAAACTGGTGAAGTTTCGGGATATGTTTTTCCTGAATAATCTCTCCATCACTAGAGATATTACTCAGACATTGGGAAAAATCCGAAGGTGTGATACCTTCCCTTTTTAAGATATTTATGTTTTTAACAATCTCCTTTTCATAATGATAAGGCGCTCTGAAGGGTCTTATTTCTGAGATGTTATCTAAATTGTCCAGAATGTATCTTATAAGTTTGATTCTCTCTGTATCGTGCAGTTCTATTTTTTCTCCAAAGGCTTCAGATACTTCCTCTGATTCAGTAATGATAGAATTTGCAAGACTGTGATATGTCTCAACTTCTACAA harbors:
- a CDS encoding ATP-dependent helicase, which translates into the protein MYSNYYNQLNDKQKAVVDNIEEHVVVLAGPGTGKTQVLSVRTANILKNHNVSPSNILILSFTNAASGTIRERIVEIIGMDGYFVEVETYHSLANSIITESEEVSEAFGEKIELHDTERIKLIRYILDNLDNISEIRPFRAPYHYEKEIVKNINILKREGITPSDFSQCLSNISSDGEIIQEKHIPKLHQFGKVYRMYEELKDSGGKHILDERGRYDFDDMIIMATHILNHDKNLGKKYREKFSYIMVDEFQDTNKAQIKLLLSLINPKKTNLCVVGDDDQSIYRFQGASIANFKTIKDRFKNLTQMILTENYRSTPEILNISRKLIEGIPSHKRISQKFLVPHKNFEHKIIKSLRFGSIREEISFIVEEIKRLVREKLIPGDDPYSDIAILLRTRKDILPIIDAFLQTGIPYVTDGKEDISSHLRVRQLLSALNLAVNSHNPEHADRYIFELLASDYFGIDISDMTALLSYVSLKKRKNINENKPITLLEEITSHETHQLEMAKRLALKKPLKLHKFSWAVQRLIKDSSTRPVHQLILQYIKDSGMLEFILAQYETDQILKVRDLRAISSFIEYVKEQVTTNPTITITDLVENINLQQSYGIGIQGILASSHQKGVRVLTAHSGKGTEFHTVFIPFCIHDKKWPKKLITDLIPIPQTILQIPESVCSLEAMKKLHVYDEIRLFYVACTRAKANLFFTAAPLEKDIPSMFLKNMDIEPQTCLIPEEDVLRFSIDTVKERPPFLQTEEILKDYVKSITLNPTNVNNYVKCKRYFLYNNLLMIPSELTESLLFGTCVHKALSKTYEVYKKRQSLSRRSLPGFSFFENVFKTCLKNMSPGQRIEQGCLGKVEELRNWYQKKAESPACVLFIEKSLGIFINENIPFSGRFDRIDTVGSNRNVCVIDYKTGDAYRHIKSITDNNDPLNKDCDEYLHQLIAYKLILENQPEPYKVASCKLEFIEPSKRTVKKYDIEEGEYKTLELTITDKMAEDMKKLIIDVWQQIHNLEFEKLPEYDKTKCENCNFKDVCWEV